The following are encoded together in the Fundidesulfovibrio putealis DSM 16056 genome:
- a CDS encoding ATP-binding protein: protein MTFQASSHGGDGRTVSLRLALTLPFVVLILVSCGLIGWFSLNNGRLAVFDVAEQLREEVLRRVEENLARFLAIPHEINAANAQALASGVLDMEDAANRQRYFYGVVSTHPMIAYSFFGAPDGEFNGARWSPAGDVELIHAGRDTGGASTYHAASPVGVPLEFRAAFKNFDPRARPWYKAGVQAGGPVWSEVYRHFVLKDLTLTASLPVYDAKGALLGVFGVDYALTNLHRFLQGITVGRTGEVFLLERNGDLLAAASTPPAGYLLEQDGVFTRVKATQSGLPRIAAATRSLEAQPGGLAGISEDQTLEFDMGGQPQFLQVSSFNDGRGIDWLVVAVAPQSDFLGRIDANTRQTMAMIGLAVLLAAIAGVLMATRLTIPVERLAQATQGLSRGRWDQDIAIPKTRELRRLALAFKAMAGQLKTSFDQLEATNAVIAEQNRTLELRVESRTAELNHLNERLRAMFEAIPGFIHVIDKDFNVVDICDKMLNAVNLSREQVLGRKCHEVFHGLSTICGHCPLNDEANRHRPVAVPLEPLEGKPPWDSMMAYSSPILDSQGSVWGYIECLMDVSELKTAKEQADAANRAKSQFLANMSHELRTPMNGILGVLQLLQSTRLDDEQTEFVEAGLVALKNLLNLINDILDLSKVEAGKLDILESRFELRELCDSMASIFKDQFDRKGVSLAFDIEPGVPQVVQADVTRLRQVLFNLVGNAIKFTEKGRVDIRIKAAGEEQGRLRLLFSVSDTGIGIPADRLSGLFQPFAQIDGSLTRRHQGTGLGLSIVKRLVELMGGTVTIESEFGRGVTIRFDILVGVAPQQSGPWLSSPEPVPSAPSGQRRALKILLVEDEAINRMTMARLLTKRGHEVVTAESGGAALELLSRDRFDCVFMDMQMPDMDGVAVTRMIRSADGSSFDPHIHIIAHTAHAMAGDRERFLEAGLDGYLSKPVEVEALDRTLEKVMQGRKA from the coding sequence ATGACGTTCCAAGCCTCCTCCCACGGTGGAGATGGCCGCACCGTTTCGCTCCGGCTGGCCCTGACCCTGCCTTTCGTGGTGCTCATCCTGGTCAGCTGCGGCCTTATCGGCTGGTTTTCCCTGAACAACGGGCGCTTGGCCGTATTCGACGTGGCCGAACAACTTCGGGAGGAGGTGCTCAGGCGGGTCGAGGAGAATCTGGCCCGCTTCCTGGCCATTCCCCACGAGATTAATGCCGCCAACGCCCAGGCTCTGGCTTCGGGCGTGCTGGACATGGAAGACGCGGCCAACCGGCAGCGCTATTTTTACGGCGTGGTGTCCACGCACCCCATGATCGCCTATTCGTTCTTCGGGGCTCCCGACGGAGAGTTCAACGGGGCCAGATGGTCTCCCGCAGGCGACGTGGAGCTCATCCATGCGGGCCGCGACACCGGCGGCGCGTCCACCTACCACGCGGCCTCTCCCGTGGGCGTCCCGCTGGAGTTCCGGGCCGCGTTCAAGAATTTCGATCCCAGGGCCCGCCCCTGGTACAAGGCAGGCGTGCAGGCGGGCGGGCCGGTCTGGAGCGAAGTCTACCGGCATTTCGTGCTGAAGGACCTGACGCTTACCGCCTCCCTTCCGGTGTATGACGCCAAGGGCGCGCTGCTGGGCGTGTTCGGCGTGGACTACGCCCTGACCAACCTCCACCGCTTCCTTCAGGGCATCACCGTGGGGCGCACCGGCGAGGTGTTCCTGCTGGAGCGAAACGGCGACCTCCTGGCCGCCGCGTCCACGCCGCCCGCCGGATATCTGTTGGAACAAGACGGCGTATTCACCCGCGTCAAGGCCACCCAGTCCGGGCTGCCCAGGATCGCCGCCGCCACCCGAAGCCTGGAGGCCCAGCCTGGCGGGCTCGCGGGGATCAGCGAGGACCAGACCCTGGAGTTCGACATGGGCGGCCAGCCGCAGTTCCTCCAGGTTTCCTCCTTCAACGACGGACGCGGCATCGACTGGCTGGTGGTGGCCGTCGCGCCCCAGAGCGATTTCCTGGGCCGCATCGACGCCAACACCCGCCAGACCATGGCCATGATCGGGCTGGCCGTTCTGCTGGCCGCGATAGCGGGCGTGCTCATGGCCACAAGGCTGACCATACCCGTGGAGCGTCTGGCCCAGGCCACGCAGGGGCTTTCCAGGGGCCGCTGGGACCAGGACATTGCCATTCCCAAAACCCGCGAACTCAGGCGTCTGGCTTTGGCGTTCAAGGCCATGGCCGGGCAGCTCAAAACCTCCTTCGACCAGCTCGAGGCCACCAACGCGGTCATCGCGGAGCAGAACCGGACCCTGGAGCTGCGCGTGGAAAGCCGCACGGCGGAACTCAACCACCTGAACGAGCGCCTGCGTGCCATGTTCGAGGCCATCCCCGGCTTCATCCACGTCATCGACAAGGATTTCAACGTGGTGGACATTTGCGACAAGATGCTCAATGCCGTGAACCTCTCGCGCGAGCAGGTGTTGGGGCGCAAATGCCACGAGGTGTTCCACGGTCTGAGCACCATCTGCGGCCATTGCCCGCTCAATGATGAGGCGAACCGGCACAGGCCCGTGGCGGTGCCGCTTGAGCCTCTGGAAGGCAAGCCACCCTGGGATTCCATGATGGCCTACTCATCGCCCATCCTCGACTCCCAGGGCTCTGTCTGGGGCTACATCGAGTGCCTCATGGACGTGAGCGAGCTCAAGACAGCCAAGGAGCAGGCGGACGCCGCCAACAGGGCCAAGTCGCAATTCCTGGCCAACATGAGCCACGAGCTGAGGACCCCCATGAACGGCATCCTCGGGGTGCTGCAACTGCTCCAGTCCACACGCCTGGACGACGAGCAGACGGAATTCGTGGAAGCCGGGCTGGTGGCGCTGAAAAATCTGCTCAACCTGATAAACGACATCCTGGACCTCTCCAAGGTGGAGGCCGGGAAGCTGGACATCCTCGAGTCCCGGTTCGAGCTCAGGGAGCTGTGCGACTCCATGGCCAGCATCTTCAAGGACCAGTTCGACCGCAAGGGCGTGTCCCTGGCCTTCGACATCGAACCCGGCGTTCCGCAGGTCGTCCAGGCCGACGTCACCCGGCTCAGGCAGGTTCTCTTCAATCTGGTGGGCAACGCCATCAAGTTCACCGAAAAGGGCCGGGTAGACATCCGCATCAAGGCAGCCGGAGAGGAGCAGGGCAGGCTGAGGCTCCTGTTCTCGGTGTCCGACACGGGCATCGGCATTCCCGCCGACCGTCTCTCCGGCCTGTTCCAGCCCTTCGCGCAGATCGACGGCAGCCTCACGCGCAGGCACCAGGGCACCGGGCTCGGGCTGTCCATCGTCAAACGGCTGGTGGAGCTCATGGGCGGGACGGTTACCATTGAGAGTGAATTCGGACGCGGGGTAACCATCCGCTTCGACATCCTGGTGGGCGTGGCGCCGCAGCAGTCCGGGCCGTGGCTTTCGTCCCCGGAGCCGGTGCCTTCGGCTCCGTCCGGGCAGCGTCGCGCCCTGAAGATCCTGCTGGTGGAAGACGAGGCCATCAACAGGATGACCATGGCCCGCCTCCTGACCAAACGCGGGCATGAGGTGGTCACGGCGGAAAGCGGGGGAGCCGCCCTGGAGCTTCTGTCCAGGGACCGCTTCGACTGCGTCTTCATGGACATGCAGATGCCGGACATGGACGGCGTCGCCGTGACCAGGATGATCCGCTCGGCGGACGGCTCGTCCTTCGACCCGCACATCCACATCATTGCGCACACCGCCCACGCCATGGCGGGCGACAGGGAGAGGTTCCTCGAAGCCGGGCTGGACGGTTATCTCTCCAAGCCCGTGGAGGTGGAGGCCCTGGACAGGACGCTCGAGAAGGTCATGCAGGGCAGGAAGGCCTGA
- the lhgO gene encoding L-2-hydroxyglutarate oxidase: protein MKHADIVIAGAGIVGLTLARELTGRGARVLILDKEDAPGRHASGRNSGVLHAGIYYAPGSARAATCLEGNRLMRAYCLERGLPILESGKVIVARSPAELPILQALFERAQSAGALVRLIDAGELRAIEPRARTVDKAIHSPLTAVVEPKAILASLRQELEDGGRAQFRFGVQAIGPAQQSGSAVTRTLSTSAGPVEYSVLVNAAGAHADRLAHAFGCGKRYVLVPFKGIYRKLRPEAAHLVRGSIYPVPDPATPFLGIHFTRSVSGDVYIGPTAIPAFGRENYGVLRGLDAEAPEILWRDAVLFATNPTFRSVALSEPRKYLFRHFFADAARLLDGITPEDVLPSPKAGIRPQLVDLEKNALVMDFLSEAGDSELHVLNAISPAFTSSTALAPVLADKVAELAG from the coding sequence ATGAAGCATGCAGACATCGTCATCGCGGGTGCGGGCATCGTCGGCCTGACTCTGGCCCGCGAGCTGACCGGCAGGGGCGCGCGGGTCCTCATTCTGGACAAGGAGGACGCTCCGGGCAGGCACGCCTCGGGGCGAAATTCCGGAGTGCTGCACGCGGGCATCTACTACGCCCCCGGCAGCGCCAGGGCGGCCACCTGCCTGGAGGGCAACAGGCTCATGCGGGCCTACTGCCTGGAGCGGGGCCTGCCCATACTGGAATCCGGCAAGGTGATCGTGGCGCGCTCGCCCGCCGAGCTGCCCATCCTCCAGGCCCTTTTCGAACGCGCCCAAAGCGCCGGAGCCCTGGTGCGCCTTATCGACGCGGGCGAGCTGCGCGCCATCGAACCACGGGCCCGCACCGTGGACAAGGCCATCCACTCGCCCCTGACCGCTGTGGTGGAGCCCAAGGCCATCCTGGCCAGCCTGCGCCAGGAGCTGGAAGACGGAGGCCGGGCGCAGTTTCGTTTCGGCGTGCAGGCCATTGGCCCGGCCCAGCAGTCCGGAAGTGCCGTGACGCGCACCCTGTCCACCAGCGCTGGGCCGGTCGAATACTCCGTGCTGGTCAACGCGGCAGGAGCCCACGCCGACCGCCTGGCCCACGCCTTCGGCTGCGGCAAACGCTACGTGCTGGTCCCCTTCAAGGGCATCTACCGCAAGCTGCGGCCCGAGGCGGCGCATCTGGTGCGGGGCAGCATCTACCCCGTGCCGGACCCGGCCACGCCGTTTCTGGGGATTCACTTCACACGCTCGGTAAGCGGCGACGTGTACATCGGCCCCACGGCCATTCCGGCCTTCGGGCGCGAGAACTACGGCGTGCTGCGCGGCCTGGACGCCGAGGCCCCGGAGATTCTCTGGCGCGACGCCGTGCTCTTCGCCACCAACCCCACCTTCCGCAGCGTCGCCCTGAGCGAGCCGCGCAAGTACCTGTTCCGGCACTTCTTCGCGGACGCTGCCAGGCTGCTGGACGGGATCACTCCCGAGGACGTGCTGCCAAGCCCCAAGGCGGGCATCCGCCCGCAATTGGTGGACCTGGAAAAGAACGCCCTGGTCATGGATTTCCTGAGCGAGGCAGGGGATAGCGAGCTGCACGTGCTGAACGCCATCTCGCCAGCCTTCACAAGCTCCACGGCCCTGGCCCCCGTGCTCGCGGACAAGGTCGCGGAGCTCGCCGGTTAG
- a CDS encoding DUF748 domain-containing protein, whose amino-acid sequence MPLKSRRDRKHKADSKHRPTSGLRRKTQASGRPPGSATGGLPDWLAAHHAMRSALRALGVALLAAFHGVLLLWLVGSVLAPQVAGRYLAREASTALGREIRLESLRVNPFTLEIAATNLTVLDRDGGELAGFARLEVNVGPSMLLGGRFTVQRFLLDNPRLRLARDSTGRLDIADLLPQAKAPDPQVQGSEDVSPPPRTFVLLPPGLRFSLTDVRIVGGSVSFDDALTGTRQELKDLHFSIEALTSEQPGLHEVFSSGGLLNESNLTLTVKADLTGENPEAEARLSLKDVVFRHYTPYLLALKRPLDLTVGEVGVWTRLRFPARGQAWALPRVEGNAKVSGVGLGGGDERVAGFETLEVQGAGLDMETGAVRVERVVLDAPQVRVTRDEAGIIDLLSLLEMSGEKEGLSVRTGVAPDVQVGEAVIRGGQAHLKDEGLELALALEGLTARLQNLDLKSGTFGSLRLDTGGDRFKRLTLDAKGSYAPVNLTVAGSMEDADLSRPMPTLKRLLPRLGLAGMASWKVAGTLSDSEGRVLPRLKADLEVRNLKALVEGQAEPLLAAGAVQVSGVEPDFTANRVRVAQVSLSGGGASLSRGDKGGFAALAAFGGQARPDKDTGTGPPWSATIGRTHLSGFALEYRDAVSGAQILADLDDLALGEFTPGQDKPLTLTAKGSLNKQAPFDVSGEVRPGGPSLAVRIAASQLPLAELARLGSGMPGDAGALLSGLSGQGAITGELKASLGKDGLAGSFTGDASLVGFRLSRPGQDAPWASLAGLSLTGTSATLSPLALKAASLTLDQPYVSLTLDKSGRPVPPWSTAMPGAAGSTETGETGGTGASAPDTSGKGALSYALDTLAIRGGKLDFTAQGFDPPLNSHLSDVDVTLSGMHSGQPARLAVAMTVGHSGKLKADGQAGWVSDAPMLDLKATLENMELGELSQVSQQLTGFPLTRGRLGLTLDYKAAGKKLDLRNKIVVVGIQLGRKTAPPGGKDVPLDLAVSLLSDARGVIDLDIPIKGTMDQAKADLSDVISTAMAGAFARILFSPLAFLNVQGSGQTAPVAFAPGLADLSAQGQKTLSSLASAITARPRLSLEIMAYVDPAAEASALGAVLAARSQAAKTAAQAAQAGQAGEPGKNKPPAKKPPAPQAQSPVPEASGQSAPAQPTQADWADLALARQNAVREYLVTQAKFSPERIFPITGDFRSPPQLQGQPGHRAEVRLRY is encoded by the coding sequence ATGCCCTTGAAATCCAGGCGTGATCGCAAGCACAAGGCGGACTCGAAGCACAGGCCCACGTCCGGCCTGCGCCGGAAAACGCAAGCTTCAGGACGGCCTCCAGGAAGCGCCACGGGGGGCCTGCCTGACTGGCTGGCCGCGCACCACGCGATGCGTTCTGCCCTGCGCGCGCTGGGCGTAGCCCTGTTGGCTGCCTTCCACGGAGTCCTGCTCCTGTGGCTTGTCGGCTCGGTGCTTGCGCCGCAGGTGGCGGGCCGCTATCTCGCGCGGGAAGCTTCCACGGCGCTTGGCCGGGAGATCCGCCTGGAGTCCCTGCGGGTGAACCCTTTCACCCTGGAAATTGCCGCGACGAACCTGACGGTCCTGGACCGCGACGGCGGCGAGCTGGCCGGGTTCGCCCGCCTGGAGGTGAACGTCGGGCCGTCCATGCTCCTGGGCGGACGGTTCACGGTGCAACGCTTCCTGCTGGACAACCCCCGGCTGCGCCTCGCGCGCGACTCCACGGGCCGTCTGGACATCGCCGACCTGCTGCCCCAGGCCAAAGCGCCCGACCCTCAGGTCCAGGGTTCGGAAGACGTTTCCCCTCCGCCGCGCACCTTCGTGCTACTCCCGCCGGGCCTGCGTTTCTCCTTGACCGACGTGCGCATCGTGGGCGGATCGGTGTCCTTCGACGACGCCCTGACCGGCACCCGCCAGGAGCTCAAGGACCTGCACTTCTCCATCGAGGCCCTGACCAGCGAGCAGCCCGGCCTGCACGAGGTCTTCAGCAGCGGCGGCCTGCTGAATGAATCGAACCTGACCCTCACCGTGAAGGCGGATCTGACCGGGGAAAATCCCGAGGCCGAGGCCCGCCTGAGCCTGAAGGACGTGGTCTTCAGGCACTACACGCCCTACCTGCTGGCCCTGAAGCGGCCCCTGGACCTCACCGTTGGCGAGGTGGGCGTGTGGACCCGGCTGCGCTTTCCGGCCAGGGGGCAGGCTTGGGCGCTGCCCCGCGTCGAGGGCAACGCCAAGGTCTCCGGCGTGGGGCTGGGCGGCGGGGACGAGCGCGTGGCGGGCTTCGAGACCCTGGAGGTGCAGGGTGCCGGTCTGGACATGGAAACCGGCGCGGTGCGCGTGGAGCGCGTGGTGCTGGACGCGCCCCAGGTCCGCGTGACCCGCGACGAGGCGGGGATCATCGACCTGCTCTCTCTTCTGGAAATGAGCGGCGAAAAGGAAGGCCTCTCCGTCCGTACCGGGGTGGCCCCGGACGTGCAGGTAGGAGAGGCCGTCATTCGCGGCGGGCAGGCGCACCTGAAGGACGAGGGCCTGGAGCTGGCCCTGGCCCTGGAGGGCCTTACGGCCCGCCTGCAAAACCTCGACCTGAAATCTGGCACGTTCGGTTCGCTCCGGCTGGATACCGGAGGCGACCGCTTCAAGCGCCTGACTCTGGACGCCAAGGGCTCATATGCTCCGGTGAACCTGACGGTCGCTGGGTCCATGGAGGACGCGGACCTGTCGCGCCCCATGCCCACGCTCAAGCGCCTGCTGCCGCGCCTGGGGCTTGCCGGGATGGCCTCCTGGAAGGTCGCTGGCACCCTGTCCGACTCGGAAGGGCGTGTGCTTCCCCGGCTGAAGGCCGATCTGGAGGTGCGAAACCTCAAGGCTCTGGTCGAGGGTCAGGCCGAGCCGCTCCTGGCTGCCGGAGCCGTGCAGGTGTCCGGCGTGGAGCCGGATTTTACCGCCAACCGGGTGCGCGTCGCGCAGGTGTCGCTCTCAGGCGGCGGGGCGAGCCTCTCGCGCGGAGACAAGGGAGGGTTCGCGGCCCTGGCGGCGTTTGGGGGCCAGGCCCGGCCAGACAAGGACACGGGCACAGGCCCGCCCTGGAGCGCGACCATAGGCAGGACGCATCTCTCCGGCTTCGCCCTGGAGTACCGCGACGCCGTATCCGGCGCGCAGATCCTGGCGGACCTGGACGACCTGGCGCTCGGGGAGTTCACCCCTGGCCAGGACAAGCCGTTGACGCTTACGGCCAAGGGCAGCCTGAACAAGCAGGCCCCCTTCGACGTATCGGGGGAGGTCCGCCCTGGGGGGCCGTCGCTGGCCGTCAGGATCGCCGCCTCGCAGCTGCCCCTGGCGGAGCTCGCCCGTCTGGGCTCCGGGATGCCGGGAGACGCCGGGGCCTTGCTGTCCGGGCTGTCCGGGCAGGGCGCAATCACGGGGGAGCTGAAGGCCTCGCTCGGCAAGGACGGACTGGCCGGATCGTTCACGGGCGACGCCTCGCTTGTCGGCTTCAGGCTGTCGCGCCCCGGCCAGGACGCGCCGTGGGCCTCGCTTGCTGGTTTGTCGCTCACCGGGACCTCGGCGACGCTCTCCCCGCTGGCCCTGAAGGCCGCGAGCCTCACCCTGGATCAGCCGTATGTGAGCCTGACTTTGGACAAGAGCGGCAGGCCCGTGCCGCCCTGGAGCACGGCTATGCCGGGCGCTGCTGGCTCAACAGAAACCGGGGAAACTGGGGGAACTGGGGCGAGCGCGCCGGACACTTCCGGCAAGGGGGCGTTGTCCTACGCCCTGGACACGCTGGCCATACGCGGCGGAAAGCTGGACTTCACGGCCCAGGGCTTCGACCCTCCGCTCAATTCGCACCTCTCCGACGTGGACGTGACGCTCTCGGGCATGCACTCCGGCCAGCCCGCCAGACTGGCCGTGGCCATGACCGTGGGCCACTCCGGCAAGCTGAAGGCCGATGGGCAGGCAGGCTGGGTGTCGGACGCGCCCATGCTGGACCTCAAGGCCACGCTTGAAAACATGGAGCTGGGCGAGCTGTCCCAGGTGAGCCAGCAGCTTACGGGCTTCCCCCTCACGCGGGGCAGGCTCGGGCTCACGCTGGATTACAAGGCAGCCGGGAAGAAGCTCGACCTCAGGAACAAGATCGTGGTGGTGGGCATCCAGCTGGGCCGCAAGACCGCGCCTCCGGGCGGCAAGGACGTCCCCCTGGACCTGGCCGTGAGCCTCCTCTCCGACGCCAGGGGAGTCATCGACCTGGACATCCCCATCAAGGGCACAATGGATCAGGCCAAGGCCGACCTGAGCGACGTGATCTCCACGGCCATGGCCGGGGCGTTCGCCAGAATCCTGTTCTCGCCCCTGGCCTTCCTCAACGTCCAGGGCTCGGGACAGACGGCCCCCGTGGCCTTCGCGCCGGGTCTGGCCGATCTCTCGGCACAGGGGCAGAAGACCCTGTCCTCGCTGGCCTCGGCCATCACGGCCCGCCCGCGCCTGAGCCTGGAGATCATGGCCTATGTCGATCCTGCAGCCGAGGCGTCGGCCCTGGGCGCTGTCCTGGCCGCAAGGTCACAGGCGGCGAAAACCGCCGCCCAGGCTGCTCAGGCCGGGCAGGCCGGAGAACCAGGCAAGAACAAGCCTCCGGCCAAAAAGCCGCCTGCCCCGCAGGCGCAGTCGCCCGTTCCCGAGGCTTCGGGCCAGAGCGCGCCCGCGCAACCCACCCAGGCCGACTGGGCCGACCTCGCGCTTGCGCGCCAGAACGCGGTGCGCGAGTATCTGGTCACGCAGGCCAAATTCTCGCCGGAGCGCATCTTCCCCATCACCGGAGATTTCCGCAGCCCGCCCCAGCTTCAGGGGCAGCCCGGCCACAGGGCCGAGGTGCGGCTGCGCTACTGA